A window of the Zhongshania aliphaticivorans genome harbors these coding sequences:
- a CDS encoding rhodanese-like domain-containing protein has product MRLINIKSIFLYLFIASFCASSNADPVWIDVRSAAEHMIDSIEGDTRISHDQIVDVTKKLHPDLDTEINLYCRSGGRASKAKTALLAAGYTNINNTGSINDARQIRGITE; this is encoded by the coding sequence ATGCGCTTGATCAATATTAAATCGATTTTTTTATATTTATTCATCGCGAGCTTCTGCGCATCGTCAAACGCAGACCCAGTTTGGATTGATGTGCGCAGCGCTGCGGAACATATGATCGATAGCATCGAAGGTGATACCCGTATATCACATGATCAAATTGTTGATGTCACCAAAAAATTGCACCCTGATCTAGACACCGAAATCAATCTGTATTGCCGCAGCGGAGGTCGAGCCAGCAAAGCTAAAACCGCACTGCTGGCCGCAGGCTATACCAATATTAATAATACCGGCAGCATCAATGATGCTCGTCAAATAAGAGGCATAACGGAATAA
- a CDS encoding flavin monoamine oxidase family protein, whose amino-acid sequence MITNIKIVGQSRLENIIVIGAGFSGLAAADVLSAAGKQVVILEARDRVGGRARTEQLADDIWLDYGGQWLGPGQTEMYELAERLGHTTWPMFVKGYVRTIFSGRIGKYRGSIPYNLPLAGQWSLLTAVARWYWQSWRVPTSSPWKASGAAELDAMTVGDWMRKYLPHKDARSTFQIAIESVFAAHPDDISLLHALFYSRSGGGFLSLTESAGGAQQDRLQRGAQPLAESYLAVLEKRGVECHLKQAVQRIEQQGEEVAVYSETEQFTANRVICAAPPALAAEISYVPPLPDDKLTCLQNLQPGCAIKCFAIYERPFWRSQGWSGSVISDVAPFHTCFDVTPPNEQRGILMGFIEGRDGVRASDYSPEQRRNQFIDALVSFFGSEASKPIAYYDHTWRDDEWARGCYAGVAPVGHWTTVGYQLREPHVRIHWAGTETSTRWAGYFEGAVRAGKRAANEVLSATP is encoded by the coding sequence ATGATAACCAATATAAAAATTGTGGGGCAGTCACGTTTGGAAAATATTATTGTAATCGGTGCTGGTTTTTCCGGTCTGGCGGCGGCAGATGTTCTTAGTGCCGCTGGTAAGCAAGTAGTGATTCTGGAGGCGCGCGACAGGGTAGGGGGGCGTGCGCGCACCGAGCAATTGGCCGATGATATTTGGCTGGATTACGGGGGGCAATGGTTGGGGCCGGGGCAAACGGAGATGTATGAACTGGCAGAGCGCCTTGGTCATACTACTTGGCCGATGTTTGTTAAAGGCTATGTGCGCACGATATTTTCTGGTCGCATTGGTAAATATCGTGGATCTATTCCTTACAATTTGCCGCTTGCGGGTCAGTGGAGCTTGCTCACTGCAGTTGCTCGTTGGTATTGGCAATCTTGGCGTGTTCCGACCAGTTCACCGTGGAAGGCTTCTGGCGCAGCAGAGCTAGATGCAATGACGGTTGGCGATTGGATGCGTAAATACTTGCCTCATAAAGATGCTAGAAGCACTTTCCAAATTGCGATTGAAAGTGTGTTCGCGGCACACCCTGATGATATTAGTTTATTGCATGCGCTCTTTTATAGTCGCAGTGGAGGTGGCTTTTTGTCGCTGACAGAATCTGCGGGTGGGGCTCAGCAGGATCGTTTACAGCGTGGCGCACAACCGCTTGCGGAATCGTATTTGGCGGTGTTAGAAAAGCGTGGGGTTGAGTGTCATCTCAAGCAAGCGGTTCAGCGTATTGAGCAACAGGGTGAAGAGGTGGCAGTCTATTCAGAAACTGAACAATTTACGGCAAACCGAGTGATATGTGCAGCGCCTCCAGCGTTGGCTGCAGAGATCAGTTATGTACCGCCGCTGCCAGATGATAAATTAACTTGCTTGCAAAACCTGCAGCCAGGTTGTGCTATCAAATGCTTTGCGATTTACGAAAGACCGTTTTGGCGATCACAGGGTTGGTCGGGTTCAGTGATCAGTGATGTTGCGCCCTTTCACACTTGCTTTGATGTTACTCCGCCAAATGAGCAGCGGGGTATTTTGATGGGCTTTATTGAAGGGCGCGATGGCGTGCGGGCAAGTGATTACAGCCCTGAGCAGCGTCGCAACCAGTTTATTGATGCGCTAGTATCATTTTTTGGTTCGGAAGCGAGCAAGCCGATAGCTTATTACGATCATACTTGGCGCGATGATGAGTGGGCGCGAGGTTGTTATGCTGGTGTTGCTCCGGTCGGACACTGGACCACGGTGGGTTACCAGCTTCGTGAGCCTCATGTTCGGATTCATTGGGCGGGCACTGAAACGAGCACACGCTGGGCTGGTTACTTTGAAGGTGCAGTTCGCGCTGGGAAACGTGCGGCAAATGAGGTGCTCTCCGCCACACCATAA
- a CDS encoding PQQ-dependent sugar dehydrogenase, giving the protein MMKVLRSIFFVLVILMAVPFLLMHFGPSGVATTSKVVLHALVGYGGEEPSENKIRQQLTVAEGFQLNLYVTGLGKIRFMHVTEAGDVLVSRPRSGEVLIIKAGDGASPKAVKVLLNELTRPHGLDYVDGWLYIAESNAVGRVAFDVASGEVSGDYERLVTGLGDKGNHWTKTLRAGSDGWLYLSSGSTCNVCEEKDTQRATIMRFKPDGSQLSVYASGLRNSVGMDWAPWSNELFATDNGRDLLGDDFPPCELNHIVEGGFYGWPYLNAGTPDPDYGDKLPDDLPANKVPAHEFNAHNAPLGIRFLKYNQQAAYKRTALVALHGSWNRSVPDGYKVVALHWQPDGTIIERDFVTGFLQNENLLGRPVDVVEAQDGSIYISDDYSGSIYRVTSAEGGSSSLTLANADKQTLANNEDVLVGYDDEQRESLVKQGAQLYQQFNCTGCHQGSLELVALTERYSVDSLMNFFSAPTPPMPAFPLNAEQREALSVYLFNQELREMK; this is encoded by the coding sequence ATGATGAAGGTTTTGCGATCCATTTTTTTTGTTTTGGTTATCTTAATGGCCGTGCCATTTTTACTGATGCATTTCGGGCCGTCAGGTGTAGCAACAACCTCCAAGGTAGTATTACATGCCTTGGTTGGTTATGGCGGTGAAGAGCCTTCTGAAAATAAAATTCGTCAGCAATTGACGGTTGCAGAAGGGTTTCAGTTGAATTTATATGTGACTGGGCTTGGTAAAATCCGCTTTATGCATGTGACCGAAGCTGGGGATGTTTTGGTGAGCCGGCCACGTAGTGGAGAAGTGCTAATAATTAAAGCAGGTGATGGTGCATCACCAAAAGCAGTTAAGGTTCTGTTAAATGAATTAACTCGGCCCCATGGCTTAGATTATGTTGATGGCTGGCTATATATTGCCGAATCAAATGCCGTTGGTCGCGTGGCGTTTGATGTGGCAAGCGGTGAGGTGAGCGGAGATTATGAGCGGCTTGTGACAGGGCTTGGGGATAAAGGCAATCACTGGACCAAGACCTTGCGAGCAGGGAGTGACGGTTGGCTGTATTTGAGTTCGGGATCGACCTGCAATGTGTGTGAAGAGAAGGATACTCAGCGCGCGACCATTATGCGCTTTAAACCTGACGGTTCTCAATTGAGCGTTTATGCGAGTGGTTTACGCAATAGTGTCGGGATGGATTGGGCGCCTTGGAGCAATGAATTATTTGCCACAGACAACGGCCGTGATTTGCTGGGAGATGATTTTCCGCCCTGTGAATTGAATCATATTGTTGAGGGTGGGTTTTACGGTTGGCCGTATTTGAATGCCGGAACACCCGATCCAGATTATGGCGATAAGTTGCCCGATGATTTACCAGCGAATAAAGTGCCAGCGCATGAATTTAATGCGCATAATGCGCCTTTGGGTATCCGGTTTTTAAAATATAATCAACAGGCGGCTTATAAGCGGACTGCGCTAGTAGCATTGCATGGCTCGTGGAATCGAAGTGTACCTGATGGTTATAAAGTGGTTGCGCTGCATTGGCAGCCAGACGGTACTATTATTGAACGTGATTTTGTCACTGGGTTTTTACAAAATGAAAATTTGCTGGGCCGCCCTGTTGATGTGGTAGAAGCGCAAGACGGCAGCATTTATATATCGGATGATTATTCTGGGTCAATATACCGAGTTACGTCTGCAGAGGGCGGCTCTTCATCGCTGACCTTAGCCAATGCTGATAAGCAAACCCTTGCCAATAATGAGGATGTCTTGGTGGGCTACGATGACGAGCAGCGAGAAAGCTTGGTCAAGCAGGGTGCTCAGCTCTATCAACAATTTAATTGCACGGGCTGCCACCAAGGGAGCTTGGAACTTGTGGCCTTGACCGAGCGTTACAGTGTAGACAGTTTGATGAACTTCTTTAGCGCGCCTACGCCACCAATGCCTGCGTTCCCCTTAAACGCTGAGCAGCGAGAAGCCTTGTCTGTTTATTTGTTTAATCAAGAATTACGTGAAATGAAATAG
- a CDS encoding glutathione S-transferase N-terminal domain-containing protein, which yields MAMFELLSSVMASSARGWRGTAAFTGHKTRQPEQMLILYDIEACPYCRLVREVLCELDIDVLIYPCPVGGMRFRPDALDISGVSQFPLLFDPNTGEHVLESADIIDYLYKHYRSANGHSARGLRAKIALAGSMAATAARSVGRIRGMNAAPSIAPEKPLELYSFESSPYSRPVRELLTELELPYRLRNFAKSRWQEMGPPQVRSRWFSDAPITSPNRLRLRELTGRSQVPYLIDPNTDVAMFESAEIMTYLRNSYGGE from the coding sequence ATGGCGATGTTTGAATTATTGAGCTCAGTAATGGCAAGTTCGGCGCGAGGGTGGCGAGGTACAGCGGCATTTACGGGCCATAAGACTCGGCAGCCTGAGCAAATGTTGATTTTGTATGATATCGAGGCCTGCCCATATTGCCGTCTGGTTAGAGAAGTGCTGTGTGAGTTAGATATTGATGTGCTGATATACCCATGCCCTGTGGGTGGAATGCGTTTTAGGCCCGATGCTCTAGATATCAGCGGTGTTAGCCAATTTCCTCTGTTATTTGACCCCAATACTGGAGAGCACGTATTAGAGTCTGCAGATATCATTGATTATTTATACAAGCATTACCGCAGTGCTAATGGTCATTCTGCTAGAGGTTTACGGGCAAAAATTGCACTCGCAGGGTCGATGGCGGCAACCGCAGCGCGATCAGTTGGTCGTATTCGTGGTATGAATGCCGCGCCGTCAATCGCGCCTGAGAAGCCATTAGAATTGTACAGCTTTGAATCTAGTCCTTACTCAAGACCGGTTCGTGAGCTTTTGACCGAGCTTGAGCTGCCTTATCGTCTGCGTAATTTTGCAAAGTCGCGCTGGCAAGAAATGGGACCACCGCAGGTGCGCTCGCGCTGGTTTTCCGATGCGCCAATTACCAGCCCGAATCGGCTGCGTTTGCGAGAGTTAACGGGGCGGTCACAAGTCCCATACTTGATTGATCCTAATACCGATGTGGCTATGTTTGAATCCGCAGAGATCATGACTTACTTGCGGAATAGTTACGGGGGGGAGTGA
- a CDS encoding DUF3348 family protein, which produces MNPISITSSRLQRVLLEMAVVDGGLSHCQFADKLGELISLSDAIVLAESLRGLKKKPFTRLESTEEPHDVFMQARGTMLRFIVDSFVMEGQEGASQSTSSLILPRPNRDTLADPEAGFVAYQRFYSLHQSEMDHKIVILRRQLQLIMTGCSPNLAQLATLDGTMAETMAEFSRRVFAGIPHLLAKRFYGLNLAYRQDHENPSEIETAAVSGQDDIDRWLQKGAWLDRFIREMQALLLAELELRLMPIIGLVEALEMEVEKV; this is translated from the coding sequence ATGAATCCAATTTCGATAACAAGCTCTAGACTGCAACGCGTTTTGCTTGAGATGGCGGTGGTGGACGGAGGCTTAAGCCACTGCCAGTTTGCTGACAAGCTGGGTGAGTTGATTAGCTTGTCAGATGCGATTGTCTTGGCTGAATCACTGCGGGGTTTGAAGAAAAAGCCGTTCACGCGACTAGAGAGCACAGAAGAACCACATGACGTGTTTATGCAAGCTCGCGGGACAATGCTAAGGTTTATTGTTGATAGCTTTGTGATGGAGGGGCAAGAGGGAGCGAGCCAAAGTACATCGTCTTTGATTTTGCCGCGCCCCAACCGAGATACCTTGGCGGACCCAGAAGCGGGTTTTGTTGCTTATCAACGATTTTACTCACTGCATCAAAGTGAGATGGACCATAAAATAGTGATTTTGCGGCGGCAGTTACAACTCATTATGACGGGCTGCTCGCCAAACTTGGCTCAGCTAGCAACATTGGATGGCACTATGGCGGAGACGATGGCAGAGTTTAGCCGACGCGTGTTCGCCGGCATCCCTCATTTACTTGCTAAGCGGTTTTATGGCTTGAACTTGGCATATCGTCAGGATCATGAAAATCCCTCTGAAATAGAAACTGCCGCTGTTTCAGGGCAAGACGATATTGACCGTTGGCTGCAAAAAGGCGCATGGCTAGACCGTTTTATTAGAGAGATGCAGGCCTTGCTGTTAGCTGAACTAGAATTGCGACTGATGCCAATAATCGGTTTGGTAGAAGCCTTAGAAATGGAAGTAGAGAAAGTTTAA
- a CDS encoding SDR family NAD(P)-dependent oxidoreductase yields MTSQPLQNKVIVITGASGGFGAALCSALYQRGAKLALLDIDDTALALQLKNFPDPTRAKTWHANVCDVNSLRLAMDAAADYFGAIDIVIANAGIDLIEPLTATGEDSFEQVIDINLNGVWRTFRAALPHVKASSGYLLAISSMAAFVHSPLQASYTASKAGVWALCNSIRVELRQYGVDVGTLHPTFFKTPLLDNISNNAAGTSLWGAHKKFPFTAVSIEDVVNAAINAIENRKEIVTVPRVNKMIAYAPGLFRKFVERIGFKENNVRQAVAFAEQARRHKDD; encoded by the coding sequence ATGACAAGCCAGCCATTGCAAAACAAAGTTATTGTTATTACCGGCGCAAGCGGCGGCTTTGGTGCGGCATTATGCTCTGCCCTATACCAGCGCGGAGCAAAGCTGGCTTTATTGGATATTGATGACACGGCATTGGCTCTACAACTAAAAAACTTTCCAGACCCAACGCGAGCTAAAACATGGCACGCTAATGTGTGTGATGTGAATAGTTTACGACTCGCAATGGACGCCGCCGCAGATTACTTTGGGGCTATAGACATTGTTATTGCCAATGCAGGTATAGACTTAATTGAACCACTCACCGCCACCGGTGAGGATAGCTTTGAACAAGTCATAGATATTAATTTGAACGGTGTGTGGCGTACTTTTCGTGCAGCCTTACCTCATGTAAAAGCCAGCAGCGGTTACTTACTGGCCATTTCATCCATGGCTGCATTTGTACACTCCCCTTTGCAAGCATCTTACACAGCAAGCAAAGCCGGTGTATGGGCACTATGTAACAGCATTCGTGTGGAGCTGCGGCAGTACGGCGTGGATGTTGGCACCCTACACCCCACCTTTTTCAAAACACCGTTACTAGACAATATTTCAAATAATGCCGCCGGCACGTCACTGTGGGGAGCACATAAAAAATTCCCATTTACAGCGGTAAGCATAGAAGACGTTGTCAATGCGGCAATTAATGCGATTGAAAACCGCAAAGAGATCGTCACCGTTCCCCGCGTGAACAAAATGATTGCTTACGCGCCCGGTTTGTTTCGCAAGTTTGTTGAGCGCATTGGTTTTAAAGAAAACAATGTTCGCCAAGCAGTTGCTTTTGCAGAGCAAGCCCGCCGTCATAAAGACGACTGA
- a CDS encoding DUF802 domain-containing protein encodes MTRIISVAAFILGALVVVWMASAFVGSNVLALGVTVLIAAAYAMGFAELLRYQQASTALGVAIASVDDTLQDIETWLSTVPSVLRNAVRQRIQGEYIRLPAPVLSPYIIGLLVMLGLLGTFIGMVATLKGAVVALEGSNELEAVRAGLAAPIKGLSMAFATSVAGVCASAMLGLISTLSRRERLQISRELDASLNTVFKSFSLNQQRRQSYQAMQSQAEVLPEVAQQLTVLVDTLGRMGGELAATLTKNQEQFHGATQAQYKELANSVDASLKQSLADSGRIAGEHIAPVIATLVRDLRADMQANQQHLTVATEAHLQHVDERHVASTDAFSEAWQRAISSQQTGNETLLSTIDHRFTQLAEQFASSSQSLVASFNTVSEDWVARQQTAEQERLANWSAVFDQSADLLRSNAEALSVNARAGSQELIAEFSKLVSTSEALVAERQQSESRWFEAYQQRMTDMTAAISGELHSLTAQEEQRSQAAVARLAELQTAVKEHLASLAKALEEPMARLIDSASETPRVAAEIMAKLREEMNGNIERDNSLLDERRELMVQLNSLSESLQMSAAGQREAVENILANSSNLLADIGQRFGDNVEKESSKLSDVVAHFEGSSAELASLGDTFATAVNEFSQSNSGLIETLLKVESGLQGSGERSDEQMAYYVAQAREIIDHNMLSHQDIIRQLQAITSHAVAEEGE; translated from the coding sequence ATGACAAGAATAATTTCGGTGGCGGCGTTTATATTGGGTGCATTGGTGGTGGTGTGGATGGCTTCGGCGTTTGTCGGTAGCAATGTTCTGGCCTTAGGTGTCACTGTGCTTATTGCCGCGGCATATGCAATGGGGTTTGCGGAGTTGTTGCGCTACCAACAAGCTAGCACCGCATTGGGAGTGGCTATCGCAAGTGTCGATGACACGCTACAAGATATTGAAACCTGGTTGTCGACGGTTCCCAGCGTTCTTCGCAATGCCGTGCGTCAGCGAATACAGGGAGAGTATATTAGATTACCGGCTCCGGTATTGAGTCCATATATTATCGGTTTATTGGTGATGCTGGGCTTGCTAGGAACCTTTATTGGCATGGTGGCCACCTTAAAGGGTGCCGTGGTCGCACTAGAAGGAAGTAATGAGCTGGAGGCGGTGCGCGCTGGTTTGGCGGCGCCCATTAAAGGTTTAAGTATGGCCTTTGCAACGTCAGTTGCAGGGGTTTGTGCATCGGCAATGTTGGGGCTGATTTCTACATTAAGCCGGCGAGAGCGCTTGCAGATCTCTCGTGAATTAGACGCCTCCTTGAATACGGTATTTAAATCTTTCTCATTAAATCAGCAGCGTCGCCAAAGTTATCAGGCCATGCAATCTCAGGCAGAGGTATTACCGGAGGTTGCGCAGCAATTGACCGTGTTAGTTGACACGCTGGGACGTATGGGCGGCGAGTTGGCGGCAACGCTAACAAAGAATCAAGAGCAGTTTCATGGCGCCACTCAAGCACAGTATAAAGAGCTGGCGAACTCTGTTGATGCAAGTTTAAAGCAAAGTTTGGCAGACAGCGGGCGTATTGCCGGGGAGCATATTGCACCAGTCATAGCTACCCTTGTTCGTGATTTACGGGCTGATATGCAAGCAAATCAACAACACCTTACTGTAGCAACCGAAGCGCATTTGCAGCATGTAGATGAGCGTCATGTGGCTTCAACTGATGCGTTTAGTGAGGCATGGCAGCGGGCCATTTCAAGCCAGCAAACGGGCAATGAGACATTATTAAGTACCATCGATCATCGCTTTACCCAGCTTGCCGAGCAGTTTGCCTCTAGCTCTCAGTCCTTAGTCGCCAGCTTTAATACGGTGAGTGAGGATTGGGTCGCACGGCAGCAGACCGCTGAGCAAGAGCGTCTTGCTAATTGGTCGGCGGTGTTTGATCAGAGTGCCGACTTGCTACGCAGCAATGCCGAGGCATTAAGTGTTAACGCCCGTGCTGGATCTCAGGAGCTGATAGCGGAATTTAGCAAGCTGGTGTCTACGTCCGAAGCACTCGTCGCTGAGCGGCAACAGAGTGAAAGTCGCTGGTTTGAGGCATATCAGCAGCGAATGACGGATATGACCGCAGCAATAAGCGGTGAGCTGCACAGTTTAACAGCGCAAGAAGAGCAGCGTAGCCAAGCCGCAGTGGCGCGTTTGGCTGAATTGCAAACAGCGGTGAAAGAACATTTGGCGAGTCTTGCCAAAGCACTAGAAGAGCCAATGGCGCGACTAATTGATTCAGCTTCTGAAACACCACGTGTCGCTGCAGAGATCATGGCGAAATTACGCGAGGAGATGAACGGCAATATCGAGCGCGACAATAGCTTGCTAGATGAGCGCCGCGAGTTAATGGTTCAGTTAAACAGCTTGTCAGAGTCCCTGCAGATGTCGGCAGCAGGCCAGCGAGAAGCGGTGGAAAATATCTTGGCAAATTCATCTAACTTGCTTGCGGATATTGGTCAGCGTTTTGGTGACAATGTAGAAAAAGAATCCAGCAAACTGTCAGATGTTGTTGCGCACTTTGAGGGTAGTAGTGCGGAGTTGGCCAGCCTGGGTGATACATTTGCCACAGCAGTAAATGAGTTTAGCCAGTCCAATAGCGGCCTTATCGAGACATTGTTAAAAGTCGAGTCGGGTTTGCAGGGTAGCGGTGAGCGAAGTGATGAGCAAATGGCGTATTACGTTGCACAGGCGCGTGAAATTATTGATCACAATATGTTATCTCACCAAGATATTATTCGTCAGTTGCAGGCCATAACCAGTCATGCGGTTGCAGAAGAGGGCGAGTAG
- a CDS encoding alpha/beta hydrolase: protein MTTNNQAVRLDVDFDSNGTRCSAWHYLSQSPEKSAPCIVMAHGLGGTRECGLAPYAERFSAEGYHVFVFDYRHFGDSDGQPRQLLKVDYQLADWRAAIAYARQLDGVNPEQIILWGTSFSGGHVLSIAAEDHRLAAVSAQGPMVDGRAASLEILKYAGPLHLGKLSSFGIIDQLRGTLGLTPSYIPLIAKPGKLAAMSSHDALDGYHAITNPGWRNEMSARTVLVLSLYRPISNAKKIRCPSLIQVCTNDTVAPAKSAIKMAKRMPTTATLKCYDIGHFDIYTGENFDTGITDQLTFYQTALQNARGLKL from the coding sequence ATGACTACGAACAACCAGGCCGTTCGGCTTGATGTAGATTTTGACAGCAACGGTACACGCTGCAGTGCCTGGCATTACCTTAGTCAGTCGCCCGAGAAATCAGCCCCCTGTATTGTCATGGCTCATGGCTTAGGAGGCACCCGTGAATGCGGTCTAGCGCCCTACGCTGAGCGGTTTTCTGCCGAGGGCTATCATGTGTTTGTTTTTGATTATCGTCATTTCGGTGACAGCGATGGACAACCCCGCCAACTGCTAAAAGTGGATTACCAACTCGCCGACTGGCGTGCAGCCATCGCCTATGCCCGTCAACTTGATGGGGTGAATCCCGAGCAAATTATACTCTGGGGAACCTCTTTTTCTGGCGGACATGTACTCAGTATTGCCGCAGAAGATCACCGGCTGGCTGCCGTTTCGGCGCAAGGCCCCATGGTGGACGGGCGCGCTGCAAGCTTAGAAATATTAAAGTACGCCGGCCCGCTACATCTTGGCAAACTCAGTAGTTTTGGCATTATCGATCAGTTACGCGGCACATTAGGCTTAACACCAAGCTACATCCCGCTTATAGCCAAACCAGGCAAGCTTGCTGCAATGAGCAGCCATGATGCCCTAGACGGTTATCATGCCATCACCAACCCTGGCTGGCGAAATGAAATGAGCGCACGGACGGTACTCGTACTGTCTTTATATAGACCTATTAGCAATGCGAAAAAAATTCGCTGTCCCAGCCTAATTCAAGTCTGCACAAATGATACTGTCGCACCAGCTAAATCTGCCATTAAAATGGCCAAACGCATGCCGACCACCGCCACACTAAAATGCTACGACATTGGCCATTTCGATATCTACACCGGTGAAAATTTCGACACGGGGATAACAGACCAATTGACGTTTTACCAAACTGCTTTACAAAACGCTCGTGGACTCAAACTATGA
- a CDS encoding NADH:flavin oxidoreductase/NADH oxidase family protein encodes MPLLTDPLELPCGVILPNRLLKSAMTEGLANINDQATPRLSALYKRWAEGGTGTLLTGNVMVDRRFLERPGNVVIDGNGGEAALRDWATAGTSANNQLWMQLNHPGRQCQRQVAAQPLAPSDVGIDLIGMFGRPKAMTEIDIRQTITRYAKVAATAKAAGFTGVQIHAAHGYLISQFLSPLANTRSDQWGGSLENRARFLLSTVAEVRAAVGPSFAISVKLNSADFSKGGFSHEDSLQVAQWLSEAGIDLLEVSGGTYEKLALMGDENDKDAAESSQHREAYFLKYAEGIRKVTQIPLAITGGFRSHAAMQQALDSGALDVIGLGRPLCSQANVRPLLAGQQASLPNWECKLQLGSGWLGPKSSNQKIRTLNFGAATQWYYRQIIDLAEGREPNTHTGLIRVMLKHMVAERKSAIKRARHQTQR; translated from the coding sequence ATGCCTTTATTAACAGACCCACTGGAACTCCCTTGCGGTGTAATACTACCTAACCGATTGTTAAAATCCGCCATGACGGAAGGCCTTGCCAATATCAACGATCAAGCTACCCCCCGCTTGTCTGCACTATACAAACGCTGGGCCGAAGGTGGCACCGGCACCTTACTAACAGGCAATGTCATGGTCGATCGCCGTTTTCTTGAACGGCCGGGCAATGTGGTTATTGATGGTAATGGCGGTGAAGCGGCGCTACGCGACTGGGCAACAGCCGGCACCTCAGCAAACAACCAATTATGGATGCAGCTAAACCATCCCGGCCGCCAGTGCCAGCGCCAAGTGGCCGCTCAGCCGCTAGCACCGTCCGACGTAGGCATTGACCTTATTGGCATGTTTGGCCGCCCCAAAGCGATGACTGAAATTGATATTCGCCAGACAATAACCCGCTACGCCAAAGTAGCCGCTACCGCCAAGGCTGCAGGATTTACCGGGGTGCAAATACACGCAGCACATGGCTACCTCATCAGCCAGTTTTTATCGCCTTTGGCAAACACCCGCAGCGATCAATGGGGAGGTTCTCTTGAAAATCGCGCGCGATTCTTACTCAGCACCGTTGCCGAAGTGCGAGCAGCAGTTGGGCCCAGCTTTGCCATTTCAGTTAAATTAAATTCCGCCGACTTCTCTAAAGGCGGCTTTAGCCACGAAGACAGCCTACAGGTTGCTCAATGGCTATCCGAAGCGGGCATTGATTTACTCGAGGTATCTGGTGGCACCTACGAAAAACTGGCACTCATGGGTGACGAAAACGACAAGGACGCTGCAGAATCCAGCCAACATCGCGAAGCTTACTTCCTTAAATACGCCGAAGGTATTCGCAAAGTCACCCAGATTCCCCTCGCCATCACTGGCGGCTTTCGCAGCCACGCGGCGATGCAACAAGCACTAGATAGCGGAGCCTTAGATGTTATTGGTTTAGGCCGTCCACTTTGCTCACAAGCCAATGTGCGGCCATTATTGGCAGGCCAACAAGCGAGCCTACCGAACTGGGAATGTAAGCTGCAACTTGGGTCTGGCTGGCTAGGGCCAAAAAGTAGCAATCAAAAAATACGCACACTTAATTTCGGCGCCGCCACCCAGTGGTACTATCGCCAAATCATCGACTTAGCTGAAGGGCGAGAGCCCAATACTCACACAGGGCTCATTCGCGTCATGCTTAAACATATGGTGGCAGAACGAAAATCGGCAATAAAACGGGCAAGACACCAAACCCAGAGATGA